Below is a window of Stygiolobus azoricus DNA.
GAAAATAGACTTTTACAACGTTAGACACACAATTTATTTGCATTTAACGTGGATTATTGTTTTTCTCCTCGTCCCTCTAAAGTTTTCGTATAAATGTTATTCACATCATTAAGTAAAATCTAATTTTTATAGGATGTGGTGGGCGGTACAATTTTTCCCTTCTTTATCTACTCCTCTTCTAAATTTATCTTTCCTCTCATTTCATTGAGAAATCTAGTATACCTCTTTATAGTGTCCATCACGAAAATGATTCCAGCTATAAATACTATTATTAAGGAGAATACCTCTGCACCTAAAGAGTCTAATCTAGTTAAGTAAAGGGATAAGATAAAAGATGTAAGGAAGAATGAGGCAAAGAACACGCTCTTGGGTAAGACATAGTTAAAGAGAAGTACGTAATCATCGTCCAATATGACCTTCTTAACTACATATTTACC
It encodes the following:
- a CDS encoding helix-turn-helix transcriptional regulator, which produces MQLDLRQSTKKVYYYILTNRNGVTLKQIQEDLGFSSVSAARYHVNKLKSAGLIQETYDGKYVVKKVILDDDYVLLFNYVLPKSVFFASFFLTSFILSLYLTRLDSLGAEVFSLIIVFIAGIIFVMDTIKRYTRFLNEMRGKINLEEE